In Candidatus Bathyarchaeia archaeon, one genomic interval encodes:
- the twy1 gene encoding 4-demethylwyosine synthase TYW1 codes for MPSNILGVEVQSERFKVFFKLLKRQKYQLLGGDAAVKKCRWLHKSLTVGKGCYKQKFYGIESHRCIQMTPTLRCNLKCRFCWRTHPSDVGLNAKAWDSVSRRTLDAEHIVKKSFEAQRKILSGYKSQVLAGKIDRKKYEESLSPRHVAISLDGEPTLWHDLDGLIESYRKAGLTTFLVTNGTRPDVLKNLSLEPTQLYVSLYAPNEKVFKEVCLPPSPSLWRDVLSSLSLLQSFKCPTVVRLTLIKDLNLLDPRGYGELLGDAEPTYVEAKAYMYVGFSRTRLAFNNMPSHEDVKRFAEEVSKETGYGIIDECSESRVVLMSKLDKPIKLNQPSAM; via the coding sequence GTGCCCTCGAACATCCTTGGAGTTGAGGTTCAAAGTGAACGTTTTAAAGTTTTCTTTAAGCTTTTGAAAAGGCAGAAATACCAGCTTTTAGGCGGGGACGCGGCTGTTAAAAAATGCCGGTGGCTACATAAAAGCTTAACAGTTGGGAAAGGCTGTTATAAGCAAAAGTTCTACGGGATAGAAAGCCATCGATGTATACAGATGACGCCTACTTTACGCTGCAACCTTAAATGCAGGTTTTGCTGGAGGACTCATCCCAGCGACGTTGGTTTAAACGCAAAGGCGTGGGATTCAGTAAGCCGGAGAACGCTAGACGCCGAGCACATCGTCAAGAAGTCATTTGAGGCTCAGAGGAAAATATTATCAGGGTATAAATCCCAGGTGTTAGCGGGTAAAATCGATAGGAAAAAATATGAGGAATCTTTAAGTCCCCGCCACGTGGCCATAAGCCTTGATGGGGAGCCGACGCTATGGCACGACTTGGATGGGTTAATCGAATCCTATCGAAAGGCTGGGCTGACCACGTTTCTCGTCACCAACGGCACTAGACCCGACGTTTTAAAAAACCTAAGCCTTGAACCCACGCAACTGTACGTTTCATTGTACGCGCCCAACGAGAAGGTCTTTAAAGAGGTTTGTCTTCCACCTTCCCCAAGCCTATGGCGCGACGTGTTAAGTAGCCTAAGCCTTCTTCAATCGTTTAAATGCCCAACCGTGGTGAGGCTTACCTTGATTAAGGATCTGAACCTCCTTGACCCTAGGGGTTACGGCGAACTCCTCGGCGACGCGGAGCCAACGTACGTCGAGGCCAAAGCATATATGTATGTTGGGTTTTCTAGGACGAGGCTTGCCTTTAACAACATGCCTTCACATGAAGACGTAAAACGGTTCGCGGAAGAAGTTTCGAAGGAAACTGGATATGGGATTATTGACGAATGCTCGGAAAGCCGGGTTGTGTTGATGAGCAAACTTGATAAACCAATAAAGCTTAATCAGCCCTCGGCTATGTGA
- a CDS encoding proteasome subunit beta, protein MSREMLYIPGATTIGLTFKKGVVLASERRVSYGYFVMSRSGKKVFMINDHVGAACAGLVSDMQILIREVAAYSSLYALEVGRRASVKTTAKIMGNLLFQRRLFPYLTQTIVGGVDEDGKAKLYVLDPLGSVIEDKYATVGSGSEIAIGVLESEYRDGLDEAKALELVKKAMISATSRDVGSGDGMDVLTVTEDGSKETSIPLGK, encoded by the coding sequence TTGAGCAGAGAAATGCTGTATATACCCGGCGCCACCACGATAGGCCTCACCTTTAAGAAAGGTGTTGTGCTGGCCTCTGAGAGGCGGGTTTCATACGGTTACTTTGTGATGAGTAGGTCTGGGAAGAAGGTGTTCATGATTAACGATCATGTAGGAGCCGCGTGCGCGGGGTTGGTCAGCGATATGCAAATATTGATCCGGGAAGTGGCGGCTTACTCCAGTTTATACGCGTTGGAGGTTGGAAGAAGGGCTTCGGTTAAAACCACCGCTAAGATCATGGGAAACTTGTTGTTTCAACGAAGGTTGTTCCCATACCTTACCCAGACGATTGTCGGCGGCGTAGACGAAGACGGTAAAGCTAAACTATACGTCCTAGATCCCTTAGGCTCCGTGATCGAGGACAAGTACGCTACTGTCGGATCTGGCTCAGAAATCGCCATAGGGGTTCTTGAATCAGAGTACAGGGATGGGCTGGATGAGGCTAAAGCCTTAGAATTGGTTAAGAAGGCCATGATCTCCGCAACCTCCAGGGATGTGGGAAGCGGGGACGGCATGGATGTTCTCACAGTAACGGAAGACGGGTCGAAGGAGACGTCCATCCCCCTGGGAAAATAA
- a CDS encoding RNA repair domain-containing protein yields MHPLKNIFNYILWGCEDPGSFEITYEDRGSEGNRAVTYGNKVVKVGGSWFITFTGNFEVLIPFHRVRVIKNIKTSEVLWRSRGGAGKAP; encoded by the coding sequence ATGCATCCTCTGAAAAATATATTTAACTACATTTTATGGGGGTGCGAAGACCCTGGAAGCTTTGAAATAACGTATGAGGATAGGGGGTCTGAAGGCAATAGAGCCGTAACTTATGGAAATAAGGTGGTTAAAGTTGGAGGATCATGGTTCATCACGTTTACCGGAAACTTTGAGGTTCTCATACCTTTTCACAGGGTGAGGGTTATAAAAAACATTAAGACGAGCGAAGTTTTATGGAGGAGTCGAGGTGGAGCAGGGAAGGCCCCTTAG
- the rtcA gene encoding RNA 3'-terminal phosphate cyclase → MIEIPGDMLEGGGQIIRTALALATLLKKDVRLFNIRGGRKPPGLKAQHATGIKAAAAVSNAEVEGLEVGSRELYFKPKTIKGGIFRFEVGTAGSVSLVLQAIMPALAFSSTRTEISITGGTDVKWSPTIDYLRLVALPVLSNMGYKAQLTVKKRGHYPKGGGEVVMTVDPVEKLRGVQLLRRGEVLKVGGVSHCVNLPAHVADRQASSAEKYLERAGIRSVEVIREVLSGLGPGSGVTLYAASSGGCIIGADALGEKGKPAERVGEEAAAKLVEEIQSQTCLDRHMGDMIIPYMAVAEGRSHVTTSKITLHTLTNIRVSEIITGVKFEVKGGLNQPGSISVEGLGLTA, encoded by the coding sequence TTGATTGAGATACCTGGAGACATGCTTGAAGGAGGGGGACAAATAATAAGGACAGCCCTTGCCTTGGCCACCCTCCTCAAAAAGGATGTTCGCTTATTCAACATCAGAGGTGGCCGAAAGCCTCCAGGTTTAAAGGCTCAACACGCCACTGGGATTAAAGCAGCCGCCGCCGTTTCAAACGCTGAGGTGGAGGGCTTAGAGGTTGGCTCTCGGGAGCTTTATTTTAAACCTAAAACGATTAAGGGAGGAATCTTCAGGTTTGAAGTTGGAACCGCCGGCAGCGTTTCTTTGGTTTTACAGGCGATTATGCCCGCATTAGCGTTTTCCTCGACTCGAACGGAGATATCGATCACCGGTGGCACAGATGTGAAGTGGAGCCCCACAATCGACTACTTAAGGCTCGTCGCATTACCCGTGTTGTCCAATATGGGGTATAAGGCTCAATTAACAGTAAAGAAGAGGGGACATTATCCAAAAGGAGGTGGAGAAGTGGTGATGACTGTGGATCCGGTGGAGAAGCTCAGAGGCGTTCAGCTGTTGCGTAGAGGGGAGGTACTGAAGGTCGGAGGCGTGAGTCATTGCGTTAACCTCCCTGCACATGTAGCTGACCGACAGGCAAGCTCAGCTGAAAAGTACCTTGAAAGGGCTGGGATTAGAAGCGTGGAAGTGATTAGGGAGGTACTCTCCGGGCTGGGTCCTGGAAGCGGCGTCACCTTGTACGCCGCGTCTTCAGGGGGTTGCATAATAGGGGCTGACGCTTTGGGTGAAAAAGGTAAACCCGCTGAGAGGGTCGGGGAGGAAGCCGCTGCGAAGCTAGTGGAGGAGATTCAGTCTCAGACTTGTTTAGACAGGCATATGGGGGATATGATCATCCCGTACATGGCCGTGGCTGAGGGCAGGTCCCATGTCACAACATCCAAAATAACTTTACATACACTCACAAACATACGTGTTTCAGAGATTATTACCGGCGTTAAATTCGAAGTAAAAGGAGGGCTGAATCAGCCTGGAAGCATATCAGTTGAGGGCTTAGGGCTTACAGCCTAA
- a CDS encoding nicotinamide-nucleotide adenylyltransferase has protein sequence MPSRGLFIGRFQPFHLGHLKAVEYIINRVDEVIIGIGSAQYSHTLENPFTAGERYVMILNSLRDLGVARERYHLIPVEDVNVHDIWVCHVRSRVPKFEVVFSNEPLTSRLFKEAGYEVRPIPFFSRNVYSATEIRIRMIKDGDWQSLVPKAVAEHLAEIDGVKRVRDLASTDKT, from the coding sequence ATGCCGTCTCGTGGGCTTTTTATAGGTAGGTTTCAACCCTTCCACCTTGGACATTTAAAAGCCGTAGAGTACATTATCAACCGGGTAGACGAAGTCATCATAGGAATCGGCAGCGCTCAATACAGCCACACACTAGAAAACCCATTCACCGCAGGCGAAAGATACGTTATGATTTTGAACAGTTTAAGGGACCTCGGCGTAGCTAGGGAAAGGTACCATTTAATACCCGTCGAAGATGTAAACGTCCATGACATCTGGGTATGTCATGTGAGATCCCGTGTCCCCAAGTTTGAGGTGGTTTTTTCAAACGAACCCCTCACGTCAAGGCTGTTCAAAGAAGCCGGCTATGAAGTACGTCCAATTCCCTTCTTTAGCAGAAACGTCTACTCCGCGACCGAAATTCGAATTCGCATGATCAAGGACGGAGACTGGCAAAGCCTGGTTCCGAAGGCCGTGGCTGAGCATCTAGCTGAAATAGATGGTGTAAAAAGGGTGAGGGACTTAGCGTCTACGGACAAAACATGA
- a CDS encoding SAM-dependent chlorinase/fluorinase → MKLVSLTTDFGLKDPYVAQLKAVLLTVCPDAVIVDVTHEIEKYNVPMGGIILASTARFFPEGSIHVGVVDPGVGGPRRPIIMETERSIFVGPDNGILSMAAEQEGVKHVFEITEKKYMRREVSRTFHGRDVFAPVAGHLANGVKPMSVGKEVKHYTSLQIPRPTVKRGLIRAQVLYVDSFGNVITNVKNTDLKYAGLRVNDEVKVKIKSKTVKASCKETYWEAEPGKPVLVLGSQGFMEIALREGSAAKLLKLSSGEKLWVEVER, encoded by the coding sequence TTGAAGCTTGTTTCCTTAACGACCGACTTTGGATTGAAAGATCCCTATGTCGCCCAGTTGAAGGCCGTGTTACTCACCGTCTGCCCTGACGCCGTTATAGTAGATGTAACTCATGAAATCGAGAAATATAATGTCCCTATGGGAGGAATAATCCTAGCCTCAACCGCTCGGTTCTTTCCTGAGGGTTCAATCCACGTAGGGGTAGTGGACCCAGGCGTGGGGGGCCCTAGAAGGCCGATCATAATGGAGACTGAGAGAAGCATCTTTGTAGGACCTGATAACGGGATCCTCTCCATGGCGGCAGAGCAGGAAGGGGTAAAACATGTCTTCGAGATAACTGAGAAAAAATACATGAGGCGTGAAGTTTCAAGGACCTTTCATGGAAGAGATGTTTTCGCCCCTGTGGCAGGCCATCTCGCTAACGGCGTAAAACCGATGAGCGTTGGGAAAGAGGTTAAACACTACACGTCACTTCAGATTCCCCGGCCTACAGTTAAAAGGGGGTTGATAAGAGCTCAAGTGCTGTACGTTGACTCCTTCGGAAACGTGATTACCAACGTGAAAAACACCGACTTAAAGTATGCTGGGTTAAGAGTAAACGATGAAGTTAAGGTGAAAATTAAGAGTAAGACTGTAAAAGCTTCATGTAAAGAAACGTATTGGGAGGCTGAGCCTGGAAAGCCAGTGTTAGTGCTTGGAAGCCAGGGATTCATGGAAATCGCGTTAAGGGAAGGAAGCGCGGCCAAGCTTTTGAAGCTGAGCAGCGGTGAAAAACTATGGGTGGAGGTTGAAAGGTAA
- a CDS encoding FKBP-type peptidyl-prolyl cis-trans isomerase — MVVKKGDFVKINYTCRVKETGELVETTLSEVAEKEGLHGRREGEAHSYEPMFIVLGEGWVPEGVEEALEGMDVGQEKTLEVPPEKGYGVRDPSKMRLLPLRKFSREGISPVPGMQVEVDGKPALIRSVGAGRVQVDFNHPLSGKSLVYELKVESLIEETAERVKAILHRRAPSLDLEKTLIDVHEEDVSIEIPEDSFFIEGIQLIKRNVASDIHKYLPGVKTVVFIERFTRPQVAVEAEQRKASSPSGNES; from the coding sequence ATGGTCGTTAAGAAGGGGGACTTCGTCAAGATAAATTATACTTGCAGGGTTAAGGAAACCGGGGAGCTTGTGGAGACAACTCTCAGCGAAGTCGCTGAAAAGGAGGGGCTTCATGGGAGGCGTGAGGGGGAGGCCCATAGCTATGAGCCCATGTTCATAGTTCTCGGAGAGGGTTGGGTTCCTGAAGGAGTTGAAGAAGCTTTGGAAGGAATGGATGTTGGACAGGAGAAAACGCTGGAGGTTCCGCCTGAAAAAGGATACGGAGTCAGGGACCCATCGAAGATGAGGTTGCTTCCTCTGAGAAAATTTTCCAGAGAGGGCATTTCACCGGTTCCAGGCATGCAAGTGGAGGTGGATGGAAAACCGGCTTTGATCAGGTCGGTGGGCGCGGGCAGGGTTCAAGTAGACTTTAACCATCCCCTATCCGGTAAATCTCTTGTGTACGAGTTAAAAGTCGAGTCCCTGATTGAAGAAACAGCTGAGAGAGTTAAGGCGATTCTGCATAGGAGGGCGCCGTCCTTAGACCTGGAGAAAACCCTGATAGACGTTCACGAAGAGGATGTAAGCATCGAGATTCCCGAGGACTCCTTCTTCATTGAAGGTATTCAACTCATAAAGAGAAACGTGGCCAGCGACATACATAAGTATCTGCCTGGGGTTAAAACCGTCGTGTTCATAGAAAGGTTCACTCGCCCCCAGGTAGCCGTTGAAGCCGAGCAGAGGAAAGCCTCCTCCCCATCGGGCAATGAATCGTAA
- a CDS encoding UPF0179 family protein, with protein MRKYTMVGRGQARAGCLFIYKGPAGVCKECERYGSCVEPLEPGRVYLVKHVTFKRFPCSLHGPDARLVEVEESIYDVNLESRAAVLNALIKFKPFECDQPCPQRERCFPVGLVEGDRCRVVEVGLTIHCPMGRRLSSARLQRLPGGE; from the coding sequence TTGAGAAAGTATACGATGGTGGGGAGGGGGCAAGCTAGAGCCGGCTGCCTGTTCATTTATAAAGGTCCCGCCGGGGTTTGCAAGGAATGCGAGCGATATGGGTCCTGCGTAGAGCCCTTGGAGCCTGGGAGGGTTTACCTGGTTAAGCATGTTACGTTTAAACGCTTCCCATGCAGTCTTCATGGACCGGATGCACGGCTAGTAGAGGTTGAAGAGTCGATTTACGACGTAAACCTAGAAAGCCGGGCGGCTGTGTTAAACGCTTTGATTAAGTTTAAACCATTTGAATGCGATCAACCATGCCCTCAACGAGAGAGATGCTTCCCGGTTGGCTTGGTTGAAGGTGACCGATGTCGGGTCGTTGAGGTTGGCCTTACGATTCATTGCCCGATGGGGAGGAGGCTTTCCTCTGCTCGGCTTCAACGGCTACCTGGGGGCGAGTGA
- the psmB gene encoding archaeal proteasome endopeptidase complex subunit beta: MYSEPPIETLNRGFLNSLKGTTTIGVVCLDGVVLATDTRATMGYFVAHKRAKKVYKIDDHLAMTIAGAVGDAQTAVEVLKANANLYKYSQGKAMPVKSAARLVSNMLFSSRVMPLLLQAIIGGVDETGAHMFALDPLGSVVEERCVSTGSGSPIAYGVLESDFKDGMKVDEALPVVLRAITSAMKRDAASGDSFDVAVVTAKGYRELSEAEKSKLTKSLS, from the coding sequence ATGTATTCGGAACCGCCAATAGAAACGTTAAATAGGGGTTTCCTCAACTCCCTGAAAGGAACCACTACCATAGGCGTTGTCTGTTTAGACGGCGTCGTCTTAGCAACGGATACAAGAGCCACTATGGGGTACTTCGTGGCTCATAAAAGGGCGAAGAAAGTGTACAAGATAGATGACCACTTGGCCATGACTATAGCGGGCGCGGTTGGCGACGCTCAGACAGCGGTTGAAGTTCTTAAAGCTAACGCAAACTTATACAAGTATTCTCAGGGAAAAGCCATGCCCGTGAAATCCGCTGCTAGGCTGGTTTCCAACATGCTTTTCTCCAGCAGGGTTATGCCTCTTCTTCTCCAAGCCATAATAGGAGGCGTTGATGAAACCGGGGCCCATATGTTCGCATTGGATCCGCTGGGAAGCGTTGTGGAGGAGCGATGTGTTTCCACGGGCTCAGGGTCTCCCATAGCCTACGGCGTCTTAGAATCCGACTTCAAAGATGGAATGAAGGTGGATGAAGCGTTACCTGTAGTGTTAAGGGCGATCACCTCCGCCATGAAAAGGGATGCGGCCAGCGGTGACAGCTTCGACGTAGCGGTGGTCACGGCTAAAGGCTACAGGGAGCTGTCTGAGGCCGAGAAGTCCAAGTTAACGAAGTCCCTCAGCTAA